From Salipiger profundus, a single genomic window includes:
- a CDS encoding heme biosynthesis protein HemY: MLWSLLKIVLFVAVVAALTVGAGYIMESQGGIQITAGGYEFNLGPLQSVIAVILLVIALYVIFKLVSLLIAVLKFINGDSTALSRYFDRNRERKGYQALSEGLLALASGEGKLAMAKAQKADRYLHKPGLTNLLTAQAAEMTGDTRKAEEVYKKLITNDETRFVGIRGMMKQKLARGDTDTALKLAERAFAIKPKHPEIQDTLLMLQAQKHDWRGARATLSAKLKHGSMPRDVYKRRDAVLALSEAKDIFAEDKPIEAREAAIASAKGSPDLIPGACMAARSYIAKNEPKKAVRVLKKAWSVQPHPDLAAAFAEIKPEETPAERMKRFRTLTTIKPEHRETRLLRAELALAAEDFPEARRAMGDLVEREPDARVLTVMAAIARGEGAGDAEVRGWLAKALSAPRGPQWVCDSCHQIHGEWTPVCENCGGFDTLSWTTPPQTDAARPGAEMLPLIVGGSDEAPAAAPADTGETHEILTPNPPTGPGREAAEEASETPVEDAEEVSGEGDAEREKEEAK; encoded by the coding sequence ATGCTCTGGTCACTTCTCAAGATCGTCCTGTTCGTCGCCGTCGTGGCGGCCCTGACCGTCGGCGCCGGCTACATCATGGAAAGCCAGGGCGGCATCCAGATCACCGCCGGCGGCTACGAGTTCAACCTCGGGCCGCTGCAGTCTGTGATTGCCGTCATCCTGCTGGTCATCGCGCTATACGTGATCTTCAAGCTGGTCTCGCTGCTGATCGCGGTGCTGAAGTTCATCAACGGCGACAGCACGGCGCTGTCGCGCTATTTCGACCGCAACCGCGAGCGCAAGGGCTACCAGGCGCTGTCCGAGGGCCTGCTGGCGCTGGCCTCGGGCGAGGGCAAGCTCGCTATGGCCAAGGCCCAGAAGGCCGACCGCTACCTGCACAAGCCCGGCCTCACCAACCTGCTGACCGCGCAGGCCGCCGAGATGACCGGCGACACGCGCAAGGCGGAAGAGGTCTACAAGAAGCTCATCACCAACGACGAGACGCGGTTCGTCGGCATTCGCGGGATGATGAAGCAGAAGCTTGCGCGCGGCGATACCGATACCGCGCTGAAGCTGGCGGAGCGCGCCTTTGCCATCAAGCCCAAGCACCCCGAGATCCAGGACACGCTTCTGATGCTCCAGGCGCAGAAGCACGACTGGCGCGGTGCGCGGGCGACGCTGTCGGCCAAGCTCAAGCACGGGTCCATGCCGCGTGACGTCTACAAGCGCCGCGACGCGGTGCTGGCGCTGTCCGAGGCCAAGGACATCTTCGCCGAGGACAAGCCCATCGAGGCGCGCGAGGCGGCGATCGCCTCGGCCAAGGGCTCGCCCGATCTCATCCCGGGGGCCTGCATGGCGGCCCGGTCCTACATCGCGAAGAACGAGCCGAAGAAGGCCGTGCGCGTGCTCAAGAAGGCGTGGAGCGTTCAGCCGCATCCCGACCTCGCGGCCGCCTTCGCCGAGATCAAGCCCGAGGAAACGCCGGCCGAGCGCATGAAGCGCTTCCGCACGCTCACCACGATCAAGCCCGAGCACCGCGAGACGCGCCTGCTGCGCGCCGAACTGGCGCTGGCGGCCGAGGACTTCCCGGAGGCGCGCCGCGCCATGGGTGATCTCGTCGAGCGTGAACCGGATGCGCGCGTGCTGACGGTGATGGCGGCCATCGCCCGTGGCGAGGGGGCCGGTGACGCCGAGGTGCGCGGCTGGCTGGCCAAGGCACTGTCGGCGCCGCGCGGTCCGCAGTGGGTCTGCGACAGCTGTCACCAGATCCATGGCGAGTGGACTCCGGTCTGCGAGAACTGCGGTGGCTTCGACACGCTGAGCTGGACCACGCCGCCGCAGACCGATGCCGCGCGCCCCGGCGCGGAAATGCTGCCGCTGATCGTCGGCGGCTCGGACGAGGCGCCCGCCGCGGCCCCGGCCGACACCGGCGAGACGCACGAGATCCTGACGCCGAATCCGCCCACCGGGCCGGGCCGCGAGGCCGCCGAGGAGGCGTCGGAAACCCCGGTCGAGGATGCCGAGGAAGTCTCGGGCGAAGGCGATGCCGAGCGCGAGAAGGAAGAGGCAAAATAG
- a CDS encoding KpsF/GutQ family sugar-phosphate isomerase, with amino-acid sequence MSQTPSEIARAVLHTEAAALTRLGDELPPAFEDVIALLLHIGGRIIVSGMGKSGHVAGKIAATLASTGAPAQAVHPGEASHGDLGMITPDDAVLLISNSGETRELADIIAHCARFAIPMIAMTRRADSTLARSATHVLLLPDAPEACAIGMAPTTSTTMTMALGDALAVALMDQRGFDRENFLAFHPGGSLGAQLLRVSAVMHRGDELPVVMPDTDMGETLVVMSQKGFGVAALVEDGKLAGVITDGDLRRNLEGLMDRTAGEVATRNPRSIAPDALLTEALGVMNASKISALFAVEDDGTLVGLVHIHDALRAGVA; translated from the coding sequence ATGTCCCAGACGCCTTCAGAAATCGCCCGCGCGGTGCTGCACACCGAGGCCGCGGCGCTGACCCGGCTCGGAGACGAGCTGCCCCCGGCCTTCGAGGACGTGATCGCGCTGCTGCTGCACATCGGCGGGCGGATCATCGTCTCGGGCATGGGCAAGTCCGGCCATGTCGCCGGCAAGATCGCCGCCACGCTCGCCTCGACCGGCGCGCCGGCGCAGGCGGTGCATCCCGGCGAGGCCAGCCACGGCGACCTCGGCATGATCACCCCCGACGACGCGGTGCTGCTGATCTCGAACTCGGGCGAGACCCGCGAACTGGCCGACATCATCGCCCATTGCGCGCGCTTCGCGATCCCGATGATCGCCATGACCCGCCGTGCCGACAGCACGCTGGCGCGCTCCGCCACCCACGTCCTGCTGCTGCCCGACGCCCCCGAGGCCTGCGCCATCGGCATGGCGCCGACCACCTCGACCACGATGACCATGGCGCTCGGAGACGCGCTGGCCGTGGCGCTGATGGACCAGCGCGGCTTCGACCGCGAGAACTTCCTCGCCTTCCACCCCGGCGGCTCGCTGGGCGCGCAGCTTCTGCGGGTGTCCGCCGTCATGCACCGGGGCGACGAGCTGCCCGTGGTCATGCCCGACACGGACATGGGCGAGACGCTCGTCGTCATGTCGCAGAAGGGCTTCGGCGTCGCGGCGCTGGTCGAGGACGGCAAGCTCGCGGGCGTCATCACCGACGGCGACCTGCGCCGCAACCTGGAGGGACTCATGGACCGCACCGCCGGCGAAGTCGCCACGCGCAATCCCCGCAGCATCGCTCCCGATGCCCTGCTGACCGAGGCACTCGGGGTGATGAACGCCTCGAAGATCTCGGCGCTGTTCGCGGTCGAGGACGACGGCACGCTCGTCGGGCTCGTCCACATCCACGACGCGCTGCGGGCAGGTGTCGCATGA
- a CDS encoding 2-isopropylmalate synthase, which yields MTDQAKDRVYIFDTTLRDGEQSPGATMTHDEKLEIAELLEDMGVDIIEAGFPIASEGDFAAVRDIANRSKNAVICGLARAQVPDLERCWEAIKGAPRPRIHTFIGTSPLHRAIPNLSQDEMADRIFETVSHARNLCDNVQWSPMDATRTEWDYLCRVVEIAIKAGATTINIPDTVGYTAPVESAELIRRLIQTVPGADEVIFSTHCHNDLGMATANALAAVEGGARQIECTINGLGERAGNTALEEVVMALKTRGDIMPFETGIDSKKIMHISRRVSTVSGFAVQYNKAIVGKNAFAHESGIHQDGVLKNAETFEIMKPEDVGLATNSLPLGKHSGRAALRDKLRQLGTEVGDNQLKDIFVRFKDLADRKKEVYDEDILALVTDAMTDGAEHLEIVSLKVTCGTGGPAEATLEMEVGGEEMSATEHGDGPVDATFKAVRALYPNKARLQLYQVHAVTEGTDAQATVSVRLEEDGKIATGQSADTDTVYASAKAYVNALNRLHVRRSKTGSDVKEISYKDVS from the coding sequence ATGACCGACCAAGCCAAAGACCGCGTGTACATTTTCGACACGACTCTCCGTGACGGCGAGCAATCGCCCGGCGCCACCATGACCCACGACGAGAAGCTCGAGATCGCCGAGCTGCTCGAGGACATGGGCGTCGACATCATCGAGGCCGGGTTCCCCATCGCGTCCGAGGGCGATTTCGCCGCCGTGCGCGACATCGCGAACCGCAGCAAGAACGCCGTGATCTGCGGACTCGCCCGCGCCCAGGTCCCCGATCTCGAACGCTGCTGGGAAGCGATCAAGGGCGCACCCCGCCCGCGCATCCACACCTTCATCGGCACCTCGCCGCTGCACCGCGCCATTCCGAACCTCTCGCAGGACGAGATGGCCGACCGGATCTTCGAGACGGTGAGCCACGCCCGCAACCTCTGCGACAACGTCCAGTGGTCGCCGATGGACGCGACCCGCACCGAGTGGGATTACCTCTGCCGCGTCGTCGAGATCGCGATCAAGGCCGGGGCCACCACGATCAACATTCCCGACACCGTCGGTTACACCGCGCCGGTCGAATCGGCGGAGCTCATCCGCCGCCTGATCCAGACGGTGCCCGGCGCCGACGAGGTAATCTTCTCGACCCACTGCCACAACGACCTCGGCATGGCGACGGCGAACGCGCTCGCGGCGGTCGAGGGTGGTGCCCGCCAGATCGAATGCACGATCAACGGCCTCGGCGAGCGCGCCGGCAACACCGCGCTTGAAGAAGTGGTCATGGCGCTCAAGACCCGCGGCGACATCATGCCCTTCGAGACCGGCATCGACTCGAAGAAGATCATGCACATCTCGCGCCGTGTCTCGACGGTTTCGGGGTTCGCGGTGCAGTACAACAAGGCCATCGTCGGCAAGAACGCCTTTGCGCATGAATCCGGCATCCACCAGGACGGCGTGCTCAAGAACGCCGAGACCTTCGAGATCATGAAACCCGAGGACGTGGGCCTTGCCACCAACTCGCTTCCGCTCGGCAAGCACTCGGGCCGCGCCGCCCTGCGCGACAAGCTCCGGCAGCTCGGCACCGAGGTGGGCGACAACCAGCTCAAGGACATCTTCGTGCGGTTCAAGGATCTCGCCGACCGCAAGAAGGAGGTCTACGACGAGGACATCCTCGCGCTCGTGACCGACGCCATGACCGACGGGGCCGAGCATCTCGAGATCGTCTCGCTCAAGGTCACCTGCGGCACCGGCGGCCCCGCCGAAGCGACGCTCGAGATGGAAGTCGGTGGCGAGGAAATGAGCGCGACCGAGCATGGCGACGGCCCCGTCGACGCCACCTTCAAGGCGGTGCGGGCGCTCTACCCGAACAAGGCCCGGCTTCAGCTCTACCAGGTGCACGCCGTGACCGAGGGCACCGACGCGCAGGCCACGGTTTCGGTCCGCCTCGAGGAGGACGGCAAGATCGCGACCGGCCAGTCGGCCGACACCGATACCGTCTATGCCTCGGCCAAGGCCTACGTGAACGCGCTCAACCGGCTGCACGTGCGCCGCAGCAAGACCGGCAGCGACGTGAAGGAAATCAGCTACAAGGACGTCAGCTGA
- the kdsA gene encoding 3-deoxy-8-phosphooctulonate synthase — MTDVRIRDITVSNTSPFTLIAGPCQLESLDHARMLAEKIAAAAEAAETHWIFKGSFDKANRSSLSGKRGIGMEDGLHILSTIGKEFGVPVLTDVHGPEQCAPVAEAVDVLQIPAFLSRQTDLLLAAGETGAAINVKKGQFLAPWDMANVADKIASTGNERIMLCERGASFGYNMLVSDMRSLPIMAQTGYPVVFDATHSVQLPGGQGSSSGGQRQFVEPLARAALAVGAAAVFIETHEDPDTAPSDGPNMVPVSKLGHLLHGLRGIDDLTKGRTDLLDDLFA, encoded by the coding sequence ATGACCGACGTTCGCATTCGCGACATCACCGTGTCCAACACGTCGCCCTTCACGCTCATCGCCGGCCCCTGCCAGCTCGAGAGCCTCGACCACGCGCGGATGCTGGCCGAGAAGATCGCCGCCGCCGCCGAGGCCGCCGAGACCCACTGGATCTTCAAGGGCAGCTTCGACAAGGCGAACCGGTCGTCGCTGTCGGGCAAGCGCGGCATCGGCATGGAGGACGGGCTGCACATCCTGTCGACCATCGGCAAGGAGTTCGGCGTTCCGGTGCTGACCGACGTCCACGGGCCCGAGCAATGCGCGCCGGTGGCCGAGGCGGTGGACGTGCTGCAGATCCCGGCCTTCCTGTCGCGCCAGACCGACCTGCTGCTTGCCGCCGGCGAGACCGGGGCGGCAATCAACGTCAAGAAGGGCCAGTTCCTCGCGCCCTGGGACATGGCGAACGTCGCCGACAAGATCGCCTCGACCGGCAACGAGCGGATCATGCTCTGCGAGCGCGGCGCCAGCTTCGGCTACAACATGCTGGTCAGCGACATGCGGTCGCTGCCGATCATGGCCCAGACCGGCTACCCGGTGGTCTTCGATGCCACGCACTCGGTGCAGCTTCCGGGCGGACAGGGCAGCTCTTCGGGCGGACAGCGGCAGTTCGTCGAACCGCTCGCACGTGCGGCGCTGGCCGTCGGCGCGGCGGCGGTCTTCATCGAGACCCACGAGGACCCCGATACTGCCCCCTCGGACGGGCCGAACATGGTGCCGGTCTCGAAGCTCGGGCATCTCCTGCACGGGCTGCGTGGTATCGACGACCTGACCAAGGGCCGGACCGACCTGCTGGACGATCTCTTCGCCTGA
- a CDS encoding uroporphyrinogen-III synthase gives MPAVPPVLLLTRPEAGSRRFLEDLAAEGVTGFTAIISPLLGIEVTGPLPDLDGAGGAIFTSANAVRAYTALGGRPLPLCYTVGDATAQAAREAGFAPRSAGGNADALVAMIRAEAPGERLVHFRGTHARGDVAARLAAAGLHAGDAVIYDQPAQELSAAAKAALDGDVPVIVPLFSPRSAAQFAGVPRGRAPLIVAAMSRDVAAALGALYVTRLEIPAQPDAVDMRRVVIGLLKDFGALVKGHGSVKG, from the coding sequence ATGCCCGCAGTGCCGCCCGTTCTTCTGCTGACCCGCCCCGAGGCGGGGTCGCGGCGGTTTCTGGAGGATCTGGCGGCCGAGGGGGTCACCGGCTTCACTGCCATCATCAGCCCGCTTCTCGGGATCGAGGTCACCGGGCCGCTGCCGGATCTCGACGGGGCAGGCGGGGCGATCTTCACATCGGCGAACGCGGTGCGGGCCTACACGGCGCTCGGCGGCAGGCCGCTGCCGCTTTGCTACACGGTGGGCGACGCCACGGCGCAGGCCGCGCGCGAGGCAGGATTCGCGCCGCGCAGTGCCGGCGGCAATGCCGATGCGCTGGTCGCGATGATCCGGGCCGAGGCGCCCGGGGAACGGCTCGTGCATTTTCGCGGGACACATGCCCGGGGCGACGTGGCGGCGCGACTCGCGGCGGCGGGGCTTCATGCGGGCGACGCGGTGATCTACGATCAGCCTGCACAGGAATTGAGCGCGGCGGCGAAAGCCGCGCTCGATGGCGATGTGCCCGTGATCGTGCCCCTTTTCTCTCCGCGCAGCGCGGCGCAGTTTGCCGGGGTGCCGCGCGGACGCGCGCCGCTTATCGTCGCAGCGATGAGCAGGGATGTGGCCGCGGCGCTTGGGGCGCTATATGTGACTCGACTGGAGATTCCGGCGCAACCCGACGCTGTTGATATGCGTAGGGTTGTGATTGGTTTACTGAAGGACTTCGGGGCGCTTGTGAAAGGTCACGGGTCTGTGAAAGGTTAA
- a CDS encoding SH3 domain-containing protein codes for MRKAALIAGLVASVVAGSVAAASDDRGPVTNLPIPRYVSLKTSEANVRRGPSLTHRIDWVYKRRDMPLEITAEHGHWRRVRDADGAGGWVHYSLLSGVRTVLVQQDMLELHARPGADTPVNAKLALGVIARLGECTVDWCELSAGGYDGWAAKTAYWGVAPDETRE; via the coding sequence ATGCGCAAGGCAGCTTTGATCGCCGGGCTGGTCGCTTCCGTCGTTGCGGGCAGCGTGGCTGCCGCAAGCGACGACCGTGGACCGGTCACCAACCTGCCGATCCCGAGATACGTGTCGCTCAAGACCTCCGAGGCCAACGTGCGGCGCGGCCCGTCGCTGACCCATCGCATCGACTGGGTCTACAAGCGCCGCGACATGCCGCTCGAGATCACCGCCGAGCACGGCCACTGGCGCCGGGTGCGCGACGCCGACGGCGCCGGCGGCTGGGTGCATTACTCGCTGCTGTCCGGGGTGCGCACCGTGCTGGTGCAGCAGGACATGCTCGAGCTTCATGCCCGCCCCGGCGCCGATACGCCGGTGAACGCCAAGCTGGCGCTCGGGGTGATCGCGCGGCTCGGCGAATGCACCGTCGACTGGTGCGAGCTTTCGGCGGGCGGCTACGACGGCTGGGCCGCAAAGACCGCCTACTGGGGCGTGGCTCCGGACGAAACCCGCGAGTAG
- a CDS encoding COG4223 family protein, which produces MADEKKPVDGTEENAEGEAAKTPETELTPEAVPDAVVTEEDDAEKAAEETPEGEDTPEAGGDDSADDTLAEGADTLSGTEDEATDSAMIDGTVGEDTLGEDTLEAMSTGEDTIGEDTSGDESLETSGDQIHSVGEAVDLDRNSDTVHSHDSDTTSSASAWGAGAGAAGATATSGTTTGATPEPAVREKVVERKGGFVPMLLGGVIAAALGYGASAYQSGSWPFNEAVAPDTFREDTQTALEDQTARIDALAQEVQTATDTANGIDLSGLESSVEELRGSIDAAAGNYDALAQRIEAIEKRPVEESVSPEAMAAYEDELNKLREAIVQQRTEVEEMTQQALAAEANAEETAALSKARAALSEVMTALNSGDPYGEAVTTIQENGVTVPDPLSAPAEEGVPTLAELTEEYPPLAREALTAARQSASEDQSGTDRFATFLTDQVGLRSVTPRSGDSPDAILSRAEAALRSGDLPQTLTELGSLPEAAQAPLSDWMDRARTRADAVAAADGLAQEMNKE; this is translated from the coding sequence GTGGCCGACGAGAAAAAGCCAGTGGACGGCACCGAGGAGAACGCCGAGGGTGAAGCGGCGAAGACTCCTGAGACCGAACTGACGCCGGAGGCGGTCCCCGACGCGGTCGTCACCGAAGAGGATGACGCCGAGAAGGCCGCCGAGGAAACGCCCGAGGGAGAAGATACCCCCGAGGCCGGCGGCGACGACTCCGCCGATGATACGTTGGCCGAAGGTGCCGACACGCTGTCCGGAACCGAGGACGAGGCGACCGACAGCGCGATGATCGACGGCACCGTCGGCGAGGACACGCTTGGCGAAGACACGCTCGAGGCGATGTCGACCGGCGAGGATACCATCGGAGAGGACACCTCGGGCGACGAGTCGCTCGAGACCTCCGGTGACCAGATCCATTCCGTCGGCGAGGCGGTCGATCTCGACAGGAACTCCGACACGGTCCACTCTCACGACAGCGACACGACGTCGTCAGCCTCGGCGTGGGGTGCAGGCGCGGGGGCTGCCGGCGCGACCGCGACCAGCGGCACGACGACCGGCGCCACGCCGGAACCGGCAGTGCGCGAAAAGGTCGTTGAAAGAAAGGGTGGCTTCGTCCCGATGCTGCTCGGCGGCGTGATCGCCGCGGCGCTGGGCTACGGGGCCTCGGCCTACCAGTCCGGCAGCTGGCCCTTCAACGAGGCCGTCGCGCCCGACACCTTCCGCGAGGATACGCAGACGGCGCTCGAGGATCAGACCGCGCGGATCGACGCGCTCGCGCAGGAAGTGCAGACCGCGACCGACACCGCGAACGGGATCGACCTGAGCGGTCTCGAGTCCTCGGTCGAGGAGTTGCGCGGCAGCATCGACGCCGCTGCCGGCAACTACGACGCGCTGGCGCAGCGGATCGAGGCCATCGAGAAGCGCCCCGTCGAGGAATCGGTCTCGCCCGAGGCGATGGCCGCCTACGAGGACGAGCTGAACAAGCTGCGCGAGGCGATCGTGCAGCAGCGCACCGAGGTCGAGGAAATGACCCAGCAGGCGCTTGCCGCCGAGGCCAACGCCGAGGAAACCGCGGCGCTCTCCAAGGCGCGCGCGGCCCTGTCCGAGGTGATGACGGCGCTCAACAGCGGCGATCCCTACGGGGAGGCGGTCACCACGATCCAGGAAAACGGCGTGACCGTGCCCGACCCGCTCTCTGCCCCGGCAGAGGAAGGCGTGCCGACGCTCGCCGAGCTCACCGAGGAATATCCGCCGCTGGCGCGCGAGGCGCTCACGGCGGCCCGCCAGAGCGCATCCGAGGACCAGAGCGGCACCGACCGGTTCGCGACCTTCCTGACCGATCAGGTCGGGCTGCGCTCGGTTACTCCGCGGTCGGGCGACAGCCCCGACGCGATCCTGTCGCGTGCCGAGGCGGCGCTGCGCAGCGGTGACCTGCCGCAGACGCTGACCGAGCTCGGCAGCCTCCCGGAGGCGGCGCAGGCGCCGTTGTCGGACTGGATGGACCGGGCGCGCACCCGCGCCGATGCTGTTGCGGCGGCCGACGGCCTCGCGCAGGAAATGAACAAGGAATAA
- a CDS encoding 2-hydroxyacid dehydrogenase, translated as MPQKRLSVVVTRRLPEAVETRLSELFDVTLREDDAPMTRAELTEAVRHADVLVPTITDQIDAGLIGQAGENLRLIANYGAGIDHIDVETARRNGILVSNTPGVMTDDTADMVMALMLAVTRRMQEGQLLMQRGEWEGWAPTAFLGTRLGGKRLGILGMGRIGQAVARRARAFGMQIHYHNRRRLRAETEADLEATYWESIDQMVARMDVISVNCPHTPSTYHLLNARRLKLMKPTAVIVNTSRGEVIDESALTRMLKAGELAGAGLDVYQHGIRGNPELVNMSNVVMLPHMGSATIEGRIEMGEKVLLNVKTFADGHRPPDQVVPSML; from the coding sequence ATGCCTCAGAAACGCCTGAGTGTTGTCGTGACGCGACGCCTGCCGGAAGCGGTCGAGACCCGTCTGAGCGAGCTGTTCGACGTGACCCTGCGCGAGGATGACGCGCCGATGACGCGCGCCGAGCTGACGGAGGCGGTCCGCCACGCAGACGTGCTCGTGCCCACCATCACCGACCAGATCGACGCCGGGCTGATCGGGCAGGCGGGCGAGAACCTGCGGCTCATCGCCAACTACGGTGCCGGTATCGACCACATCGACGTCGAGACGGCGCGGCGCAACGGCATTCTCGTGTCGAACACCCCCGGCGTGATGACCGACGATACCGCCGACATGGTGATGGCGCTGATGCTCGCTGTGACCCGACGCATGCAGGAGGGCCAGCTGCTCATGCAGCGCGGCGAATGGGAGGGCTGGGCACCGACCGCCTTCCTCGGGACGCGGCTGGGCGGAAAGCGGCTGGGCATCCTCGGCATGGGCCGCATCGGTCAGGCGGTGGCACGGCGGGCGCGGGCCTTCGGGATGCAGATCCACTACCACAACCGCCGGCGCCTGCGCGCCGAGACCGAGGCCGATCTCGAGGCGACCTACTGGGAAAGCATCGACCAGATGGTCGCGCGGATGGACGTGATCTCGGTGAACTGTCCGCACACGCCCTCGACCTACCACCTTCTGAACGCACGGCGGCTGAAGCTGATGAAGCCCACGGCGGTGATCGTGAACACCTCGCGCGGCGAGGTGATCGACGAAAGCGCGCTGACGCGGATGCTCAAGGCGGGCGAGCTCGCCGGCGCCGGGCTCGACGTCTACCAGCACGGCATCCGGGGCAACCCGGAGCTCGTGAACATGTCGAACGTGGTGATGCTGCCGCACATGGGCTCGGCGACGATCGAGGGGCGCATCGAAATGGGCGAAAAGGTGCTGCTGAACGTCAAGACCTTCGCCGACGGGCACCGGCCCCCGGATCAGGTCGTGCCGTCGATGCTCTGA
- a CDS encoding 3-deoxy-manno-octulosonate cytidylyltransferase has protein sequence MSAVIFIPARYASTRYPGKPLVELTGATGERRSLIRRAWDAARTVKGADAVYVLTDDDRIAEAARGFGADVLMTSSEARNGTERCAEGVAQLPSEPETVINLQGDAPLTPPWFVEALIERMRDPAVEMATPVLRTDRDTLVHFVTDRREGRVGGTTAVMRGDGTALYFSKEVLPYVGDLEAPPEVWHHVGVYGYRPAALRRYAEWAEGPLERAEGLEQLRFLENGVPVTCVPVEARGRVFWELNNPVDVARIEAVLKKENIA, from the coding sequence ATGAGCGCCGTCATCTTCATTCCCGCTCGCTACGCCTCGACCCGCTACCCGGGAAAGCCGCTGGTCGAGCTGACCGGCGCCACCGGCGAACGCCGCTCGCTGATCCGGCGGGCGTGGGACGCTGCCCGCACGGTCAAGGGCGCCGACGCGGTCTACGTGCTGACCGACGACGACCGCATCGCCGAAGCGGCGCGCGGCTTCGGCGCCGACGTGCTGATGACCTCGTCCGAGGCCCGCAACGGCACCGAGCGCTGCGCCGAGGGCGTGGCCCAGCTGCCCTCCGAACCCGAGACGGTCATCAACCTGCAGGGCGACGCACCGCTGACGCCTCCGTGGTTCGTCGAGGCGCTGATCGAGCGGATGCGCGACCCGGCCGTCGAGATGGCGACCCCGGTCCTGCGCACCGACCGCGACACGCTGGTGCATTTCGTCACCGACCGGCGCGAGGGCCGCGTCGGCGGCACCACCGCCGTCATGCGCGGCGACGGCACGGCGCTCTACTTCTCGAAAGAGGTGCTGCCCTATGTCGGCGACCTCGAAGCGCCGCCCGAGGTCTGGCACCATGTCGGCGTCTACGGCTATCGCCCCGCCGCGCTGCGCCGCTATGCCGAATGGGCCGAGGGGCCGCTGGAGCGCGCCGAGGGGCTCGAACAGCTCCGCTTCCTCGAGAACGGCGTGCCCGTGACCTGCGTGCCCGTCGAGGCGCGCGGCCGCGTGTTCTGGGAGCTCAACAACCCCGTCGACGTGGCCCGCATCGAAGCGGTGCTGAAAAAGGAGAACATCGCATGA